One segment of Carassius auratus strain Wakin unplaced genomic scaffold, ASM336829v1 scaf_tig00216741, whole genome shotgun sequence DNA contains the following:
- the LOC113098924 gene encoding NLR family CARD domain-containing protein 3-like — protein sequence MASRMNLSEEHDTQIKTVKSQIQGRESDLSEHMDVSVRKNPAMDVSDLCREEDSSVESSLCQNESPEPSCVSIKSDASMIQPIEFSSGDTSADLSQKHKGRESQTAKKKLDSIFKELEHKIISELKGFKRLLSPDYPECSERDRSDDEGHNRVREGLLKITLLLLRKMNQTDLADTLQTKLMPVYQQKLRSRLQDKYQRLSEGLSNHGDSTRLNEIYTELYITEGGSGEVNNEHEVRQIETVSRRPETQETPINCNDIFKPSPGQDKPIRTVLTKGVAGIGKTVSVQKFILDWTEGKANQDVHFIFPLPFRELNLIQKHLSLVDLLNHLHTETKELKSAEYEDYKVMFIFDGLDECRLRLDFQNSRSLSDVTESASVDVLLTNLIKGNLLPSALLWITSRPAAANQIPPECVHQVTEIRGFNDPQKEEYFRKRINDPSLAERIVTHIRSSRSLFIMCHIPVFCWISAAVLERMMGKAESAEIPKTLTQMFTHFLIFQTKLKTQKYDGKYEINPDQARKTILSLGKLAFEQLEKGNLIFYEEDLKESGIDVREVSVYSGVCTQIFREESGLQLGKVFSFVHLSIQEFLAALFKLLSSSEQNTGLKNVFRSPMISLLKREVDKALQSENGHWDLFLRFLLGLSLESNQTLLQGVLRKTVSSSDINQETAAYIKQKIRENPSPEKSINLFHCLNELNDRSLEQEVQTYLNRRDHFRLSRVSLSAAQWSALVFVLLNSEEELDEFILRKYDRSEECLLKLLPVIKASRKIE from the exons ATGGCCTCCAGAATGAATCTCTCTGAAGAACATGACACACAGATAAAGACAGTCAAGAG tcAGATTCAGGGGCGTGAATCAGATTTATCTGAACACATGGATGTGTCTGTGAGGAAAAACCCAGCGATGGATGTTTCAGATCTCTGCAGAGAGGAAGACTCTTCTGTTGAGTCCAG tctgtgtcaGAATGAATCTCCtgaacccagctgtgtgtccatcAAGAGTGACGCGTCAATGATTCAACCAATTGAGTTCAGCTCGGGAGACACATCTGCTGATCTGAG TCAAAAACATAAAGGACGAGAATCACAAACAGCAAAGAAGAAATTAGACTCCATTTTTAAG GAGCTTGAGCACAAAATAATCTCTGAGTTAAAAGGTTTTAAGAGACTACTGAGTCCAGATTACCCAGAATGCTCTGAAAGAGACCGTTCTGATGATGAGGGTCATAACAGAGTCAGAGAGGGTCTTCTGAAGATCACACTGCTCCTCCTGAGGAAGATGAACCAAACAGACCTCGCTGACACACTACAGACCA AACTGATGCCTGTGTATCAACAAAAACTCAGATCCAGACTACAGGATAAATATCAGAGACTCAGTGAAGGACTGTCCAATCATGGAGACTCAACACGtctgaatgagatctacacagagctctacatcacagagggaggcagtggagaggtcaataatgaacatgaggtgagacagattgagacagtGTCCAGGAGACCAGAGACACAGGAGACACCAATCAACTGCAATGACATATTTAAACCctcacctggacaagacaaacccatcagaactgtgctgactaAAGGAGtcgctggaattggaaaaacagtctctgtgcagaagttcattctggactggactgaaggaaaagccaatcaggacgttcatttcatatttccacttcctttcagggAGCTGAACTTGATACAGAAACATCTCAGTCTTGTAGATCTTCTAAACCACCTTCACACAGAAACCAAAGAATTAAAGTCAGCTGAATATGAGGACTACAAAGTCATGTTCatatttgatggtctggatgagtgtcgACTGCGTCTAGATTTCCAAAACAGTCGGAGCTTGTCTGATGTGACAGAATCAGCTTCAGTGGATGTGCTGCTGACCAACCTCATCAAGGGGAACCTActtccttctgctctcctctGGATCACCTctcgaccagcagcagccaatcagatccctcctGAGTGTGTCCACCAGGTcacagagatacgaggattcaacgaccctcagaaggaggaatatttcaggaagagaataaaTGATCCGAGTCTGGCTGAGAGAATCGTCACACACATCCGATCATCAAGAAGTCTGTtcatcatgtgtcacatcccagtcttctgctggatttcagccgctgttctggagaGGATGATGGGTAAAGCAGAGAGTGCAGAGATCCCCAAGACTCTCACACAGATGttcacacacttcctgatctTTCAGACCAAACTGAAGACACAGAAGTATGATGGGAAATATGAAATCAATCCTGATCAGGCTAGAAAGACTATTCTGTCTCTAGGAAAACTGGCTTTTGAACAGCTGGAAAAAGGGAACCTGATCTTCTACGAGGAGGACCTGAAAGAGAGCGGCATTGATGTCAGAGAAGTGTCCGTGTACTCAGGAGTTTGTAcccagatcttcagagaggagtctggacTGCAGCTGGGGAAGGTGTtcagctttgttcatctgagtATTCAGGAGTTTCTTGCTGCTTTATTCAAGCTGCTGTCCTCTTCTGAACAAAACACAGGACTGAAGAATGTgttcaggtcaccaatgatcagTTTACTGAAGAGAGAAGTGGACAAGGCCTTACAGAGTGAGAACGGACACTGGGATCTTTTCCTCCGGTTCCTTCTCGGTCTCTCTCTAGAGTCTAATCAGACTCTCTTACAAGGCGTCCTGAGAAAGACAGTAAGCAGCTCTGATATCAATCAGGAAACAGCTGCATACATCAAACAGAAGATCAGGGAGAATCCCTCTCCAgagaaatccatcaatctgttccactgtctgaatgaactgaatgatcGTTCACTAGAGCAGGAAGTACAAACATACCTGAACAGAAGAGATCACTTTCGTCTCTCTAGAGTCTCTCTGTCTGCTGCTCAGTGGTCGGCTCTGGTGTTTGTGCTGTTGAACTCAGAAGAAGAGCTGGATGAGTTTATACTGAGGAAATATGATCGATCAGAAGAATGTCTTCTGAAGCTGCTGCCAGTGATCAAAGCATCTAGAAAGATTGAGTga